One window of Triplophysa rosa linkage group LG8, Trosa_1v2, whole genome shotgun sequence genomic DNA carries:
- the atp6v1c1a gene encoding V-type proton ATPase subunit C 1-A, protein MTEFWLISAPGEKTCQQTWDKLMTATTRTNNLSTNNKFNIPDLKVGTLDVLVGLSDELAKLDSFVESVVKKVAQYMADVLEDSRDKVQENLLANGVDLVTYVTRFQWDMAKYPIKQSLKHISEIVSKQVSQIDNDLKARASAYNNLKGNLQNLERKNAGSLLTRSLADIVKKDDFVLDSEYLVTMLVVVPKVNYTDWQRMYETLAEMVVPRSTNLLFEDQDSGLFTVTLFRKAIDDFRHKARENKFTVRDFQYNEEEMKADKEEMTRLSTDKKKQFGPLVRWLKVNFSEAFIAWIHIKALRVFVESVLRYGLPVNFQAMLLQPNKKNMKKLREVLYDLYKHLDSSAAAIIDQSAMDIPGLNLSQQEYYPYVYYKIDCNLLDFK, encoded by the exons ATGACGGAGTTCTGGTTAATTTCTGCGCCTGGAGAGAAAACATGCCAGCAGACGTGGGACAAACTGATGACGGCCACCACTCGAACCAAcaacctctccaccaataaCAAGTTCAACATTCCTGATCTCAAG GTGGGAACGCTGGACGTGTTAGTCGGCCTGTCTGATGAGCTGGCCAAACTGGACTCTTTTGTGGAGAG TGTGGTGAAGAAAGTGGCTCAGTACATGGCTGATGTTCTGGAGGACAGTCGAGACAAAGTCCAGGAGAATCTGCTGGCTAACGGAG TCGATCTGGTCACGTATGTCACGAGATTTCAGTGGGACATGGCCAAGTATCCCATCAAACAGTCCTTGAAGCACATTTCTGAAATTGTATCCAAG CAAGTATCGCAGATCGACAACGACCTGAAAGCTCGAGCGTCCGCGTACAACAACCTGAAGGGAAACTTACAGAACCTGGAGAGGAAGAATGC AGGGAGTCTGTTGACCAGGAGTCTGGCTGATATTGTGAAGAAAGATGACTTTGTGCTGGATTCGGAGTATCTCGTCACGATGCTAGTTGTGGTACCAAA GGTGAATTATACCGACTGGCAGCGCATGTACGAGACGCTTGCGGAAATGGTTGTGCCACGATCCACGAA TTTGCTGTTTGAGGATCAGGACAGCGGTCTGTTCACAGTCACACTCTTCAGAAAAGCCATCGATGACTTCAGACACAAGGCCAGAGAAAACAA ATTCACGGTGCGAGACTTTCAGTACAATGAGGAGGAGATGAAGGCTGATAAAGAAGAAATGACCAGACTCTCTACTGACAAGAAGAAGCAGTTT GGACCGCTCGTGAGATGGCTGAAAGTGAACTTCAGCGAGGCGTTTATCGCCTGGATTCACATTAAAGCTTTGAGGGTCTTTGTGGAATCTGTGTTAAG ATACGGATTGCCTGTGAACTTCCAAGCGATGCTGCTACAGCCCAACAAGAAGAATATGAAGAAACTGAGGGAGGTTCTGTACGATCTTTACAAGCATCTGGACAGCAGCGCGGCGGCCATCATCGAC CAATCGGCCATGGACATTCCCGGATTGAACCTCAGTCAGCAGGAGTATTATCCGTACGTGTACTACAAAATCGACTGCAACCTGCTGGACTTCAAATAG
- the klf10 gene encoding Kruppel-like factor 10 isoform X3: MTPPYSPHSEALQGSGSPAHEPRCHAISVIRHTSDALPSTNTFSPAETSDITCSSANEHTHLNSPCCPSDSKLTNPKRLSSEAPSALRPVSESVPSISVFQINPLTLRSLVSVPPQPVCQPSVVFVPEGSVMVVVPKSVAPKQMFTSPSSGLRFTAISPAPGRSSSSNVSKASPSRPRDHVCAHPDCGKTYFKSSHLKAHLRTHTGEKPFRCSWDGCPRRFARSDELTRHWRTHTGEKRFACPVCHSRFMRSDHLAKHANRHLTTWRTPVWLKEIRRLNITAVCRTLQPLAPKTPS; encoded by the exons ATGACCCCACCATACAGTCCCCACAGTGAGGCGCTCCAGGGGTCCGGCAGTCCCGCCCATGAGCCCAGATGTCATGCTATCAGTGTAATCCGCCACACCTCAGATGCACTTCCCTCCACAAACACCTTCAGTCCTGCTGAAACATCAGACATCACGTGTTCATCTGCTAACGAGCACACTCATTTAAACAGCCCCTGCTGTCCGTCCGACTCAAAACTTACAAACCCAAAGCGTCTCAGTTCTGAAGCACCGTCAGCTCTCCGGCCGGTGTCTGAAAGCGTGCCATCAATCTCCGTGTTCCAGATAAATCCACTGACACTCCGCTCTTTGGTTTCCGTCCCTCCGCAGCCTGTTTGCCAACCGTCTGTGGTTTTTGTGCCCGAAGGTTCAGTGATGGTCGTGGTGCCAAAGTCGGTCGCCCCTAAACAAATGTTCACATCACCTTCATCTGGTTTGAGGTTTACTGCCATCTCTCCGGCTCCAGGCCGCAGCTCATCTTCAAACGTCTCAAAAGCATCTCCGTCACGGCCTCGAGACCACGTCTGCGCTCACCCGGACTGTGGGAAAACATACTTCAAAAGCTCTCACCTAAAAGCGCACCTGAGAACCCATACAG GTGAGAAGCCGTTTCGGTGCAGCTGGGATGGTTGTCCGAGACGTTTCGCCAGATCTGATGAACTCACACGCCACTGGCGCACGCACACGGGAGAGAAGCGTTTCGCCTGTCCCGTCTGCCACAGTCGCTTCATGCGCAGCGACCACCTGGCCAAACACGCCAATCGCCATCTCACCACCTGGAGAACACCCGTGTGGCTGAAGGAGATCAGACGTCTTAACATCACCGCTGTCTGTCGTACTCTGCAACCTTTGGCCCCCAAGACTCCGAGTTGA
- the klf10 gene encoding Kruppel-like factor 10 isoform X1: protein MSPIFKSILSNQDPGVRDSETVISLNTNWNAVNFQQEEFRPLTPSSDTDSQSSVTADFNQTLLQGIRCMTPPYSPHSEALQGSGSPAHEPRCHAISVIRHTSDALPSTNTFSPAETSDITCSSANEHTHLNSPCCPSDSKLTNPKRLSSEAPSALRPVSESVPSISVFQINPLTLRSLVSVPPQPVCQPSVVFVPEGSVMVVVPKSVAPKQMFTSPSSGLRFTAISPAPGRSSSSNVSKASPSRPRDHVCAHPDCGKTYFKSSHLKAHLRTHTGEKPFRCSWDGCPRRFARSDELTRHWRTHTGEKRFACPVCHSRFMRSDHLAKHANRHLTTWRTPVWLKEIRRLNITAVCRTLQPLAPKTPS from the exons ATGTCTcctatttttaaaagt ATTTTGTCAAATCAGGATCCAGGTGTGAGAGATTCAGAAACTGTGATTTCATTGAACACAAACTGGAATGCTGTGAATTTTCAGCAGGAAGAATTTCGGCCATTGACACCTTCATCTGACACAGATTCACAGAGTTCGGTCACAGCTGACTTCAACCAGACTTTATTA CAGGGAATCCGTTGTATGACCCCACCATACAGTCCCCACAGTGAGGCGCTCCAGGGGTCCGGCAGTCCCGCCCATGAGCCCAGATGTCATGCTATCAGTGTAATCCGCCACACCTCAGATGCACTTCCCTCCACAAACACCTTCAGTCCTGCTGAAACATCAGACATCACGTGTTCATCTGCTAACGAGCACACTCATTTAAACAGCCCCTGCTGTCCGTCCGACTCAAAACTTACAAACCCAAAGCGTCTCAGTTCTGAAGCACCGTCAGCTCTCCGGCCGGTGTCTGAAAGCGTGCCATCAATCTCCGTGTTCCAGATAAATCCACTGACACTCCGCTCTTTGGTTTCCGTCCCTCCGCAGCCTGTTTGCCAACCGTCTGTGGTTTTTGTGCCCGAAGGTTCAGTGATGGTCGTGGTGCCAAAGTCGGTCGCCCCTAAACAAATGTTCACATCACCTTCATCTGGTTTGAGGTTTACTGCCATCTCTCCGGCTCCAGGCCGCAGCTCATCTTCAAACGTCTCAAAAGCATCTCCGTCACGGCCTCGAGACCACGTCTGCGCTCACCCGGACTGTGGGAAAACATACTTCAAAAGCTCTCACCTAAAAGCGCACCTGAGAACCCATACAG GTGAGAAGCCGTTTCGGTGCAGCTGGGATGGTTGTCCGAGACGTTTCGCCAGATCTGATGAACTCACACGCCACTGGCGCACGCACACGGGAGAGAAGCGTTTCGCCTGTCCCGTCTGCCACAGTCGCTTCATGCGCAGCGACCACCTGGCCAAACACGCCAATCGCCATCTCACCACCTGGAGAACACCCGTGTGGCTGAAGGAGATCAGACGTCTTAACATCACCGCTGTCTGTCGTACTCTGCAACCTTTGGCCCCCAAGACTCCGAGTTGA
- the klf10 gene encoding Kruppel-like factor 10 isoform X2: MSPIFKSILSNQDPGVRDSETVISLNTNWNAVNFQQEEFRPLTPSSDTDSQSSVTADFNQTLLGIRCMTPPYSPHSEALQGSGSPAHEPRCHAISVIRHTSDALPSTNTFSPAETSDITCSSANEHTHLNSPCCPSDSKLTNPKRLSSEAPSALRPVSESVPSISVFQINPLTLRSLVSVPPQPVCQPSVVFVPEGSVMVVVPKSVAPKQMFTSPSSGLRFTAISPAPGRSSSSNVSKASPSRPRDHVCAHPDCGKTYFKSSHLKAHLRTHTGEKPFRCSWDGCPRRFARSDELTRHWRTHTGEKRFACPVCHSRFMRSDHLAKHANRHLTTWRTPVWLKEIRRLNITAVCRTLQPLAPKTPS, from the exons ATGTCTcctatttttaaaagt ATTTTGTCAAATCAGGATCCAGGTGTGAGAGATTCAGAAACTGTGATTTCATTGAACACAAACTGGAATGCTGTGAATTTTCAGCAGGAAGAATTTCGGCCATTGACACCTTCATCTGACACAGATTCACAGAGTTCGGTCACAGCTGACTTCAACCAGACTTTATTA GGAATCCGTTGTATGACCCCACCATACAGTCCCCACAGTGAGGCGCTCCAGGGGTCCGGCAGTCCCGCCCATGAGCCCAGATGTCATGCTATCAGTGTAATCCGCCACACCTCAGATGCACTTCCCTCCACAAACACCTTCAGTCCTGCTGAAACATCAGACATCACGTGTTCATCTGCTAACGAGCACACTCATTTAAACAGCCCCTGCTGTCCGTCCGACTCAAAACTTACAAACCCAAAGCGTCTCAGTTCTGAAGCACCGTCAGCTCTCCGGCCGGTGTCTGAAAGCGTGCCATCAATCTCCGTGTTCCAGATAAATCCACTGACACTCCGCTCTTTGGTTTCCGTCCCTCCGCAGCCTGTTTGCCAACCGTCTGTGGTTTTTGTGCCCGAAGGTTCAGTGATGGTCGTGGTGCCAAAGTCGGTCGCCCCTAAACAAATGTTCACATCACCTTCATCTGGTTTGAGGTTTACTGCCATCTCTCCGGCTCCAGGCCGCAGCTCATCTTCAAACGTCTCAAAAGCATCTCCGTCACGGCCTCGAGACCACGTCTGCGCTCACCCGGACTGTGGGAAAACATACTTCAAAAGCTCTCACCTAAAAGCGCACCTGAGAACCCATACAG GTGAGAAGCCGTTTCGGTGCAGCTGGGATGGTTGTCCGAGACGTTTCGCCAGATCTGATGAACTCACACGCCACTGGCGCACGCACACGGGAGAGAAGCGTTTCGCCTGTCCCGTCTGCCACAGTCGCTTCATGCGCAGCGACCACCTGGCCAAACACGCCAATCGCCATCTCACCACCTGGAGAACACCCGTGTGGCTGAAGGAGATCAGACGTCTTAACATCACCGCTGTCTGTCGTACTCTGCAACCTTTGGCCCCCAAGACTCCGAGTTGA
- the azin1a gene encoding antizyme inhibitor 1a, whose product MSMKGTLDGVRHSVELLKDSTALRDVIDKHIHDQTLAHKSAFFVADLGVIVWQQVRWSAQMERVLPFYTVRCNSSPVVIEILAALGTGFVCSSKHELDLVKGFGVSSHDIMLGGTCKQLSHIKYASKHNIPLLICDNEVELRKIARCHPKAKVVLQLMSDSCCEREKTALVFGSTLKDCRHLLENAKELHLNIAGVKFNVASCGQDTEALCRVVSNARCVFDMGEELGFEMNILDIGEGFDGSEAQLEKINTTLRPMLDMYFPPSSGLSVIAEPGAFYVSSAFTLAVNIIAKKTVGRDFSGQTHNPLSANDEPEFLYYMNDGVYGSFANKLLCEDSISKPLVHKGVAAEEPLFSSSLWGPSEDDLDQVLDQCLLPELAVGDWLLFLSAGANSLRTAFTNGDERKPPVFYTITERDWKEMDKCVISLDRRIKNFSLVPCCLQPNMSDTPVSTPA is encoded by the exons ATGAGTATGAAGGGAACTCTGGATGGTGTGCGTCATTCTGTGGAGCTGCTGAAAGACAGTACAGCTCTCAGAGATGTGATCGATAAACACATCCATGACCAAACTCTT GCACATAAGAGTGCGTTTTTTGTAGCGGACCTTGGCGTGATCGTGTGGCAGCAAGTTCGCTGGAGTGCTCAAATGGAGCGGGTTCTGCCGTTCTACACGGTTCGGTGCAACAGCAGTCCCGTGGTGATCGAGATCCTGGCTGCTCTCGGCACTGGCTTCGTTTGCTCCAGCAAG CACGAGCTGGATTTGGTGAAGGGCTTCGGGGTCTCGTCTCATGACATCATGCTCGGTGGCACGTGTAAGCAGCTGTCTCACATCAAGTACGCGAGCAAACACAACATCCCACTCCTGATTTGTGACAACGAGGTCGAGTTGAGGAAGATCGCTCGCTGCCATCCCAAAGCAAA GGTGGTACTGCAGTTGATGTCAGATAGCTGTtgtgaaagagaaaaaacagcGCTGGTCTTCGGCTCGACGCTGAAAGACTGCAGACATCTGCTAGAAAACGCCAAAGAACTCCATCTGAACATTGCAGGAGTCAA ATTCAACGTTGCCAGTTGTGGTCAGGACACAGAAGCGTTGTGTCGTGTGGTGTCTAACGCCCGCTGTGTCTTTGATATGGGG GAGGAGCTCGGCTTTGAAATGAATATTCTTGACATCGGGGAAGGCTTTGACGGAAGCGAGGCGCAGTTAGAAAAG ATTAACACGACACTGAGACCCATGCTGGACATGTACTTTCCTCCATCAAGCGGCCTGTCAGTCATTGCTGAACCTGGAGCTTTTTATGTGTCCTCTGCCTTCACGCTGGCTGTGAATATAATCGCTAAGAAAACTGTGGGACGAGATTTTAGTGGTCAAACACACA ATCCACTGTCAGCCAATGACGAGCCAGAGTTTCTCTACTACATGAATGATGGGGTTTATGGGTCTTTTGCCAATAAGCTGTTGTGTGAAGATTCTATATCGAAGCCGCTGGTGCACAAG GGAGTGGCTGCAGAAGAACCCCTGTTCTCCAGCAGTTTGTGGGGTCCATCTGAAGATGATCTGGATCAGGTGTTGGATCAATGTCTCCTGCCAGAACTTGCTGTAGGCGACTGGCTTCTTTTTCTCAGCGCGGGGGCAAACAGTCTGAGGACAGCGTTCACTAACGGAGACGAACGCAAACCGCCTGTTTTCTACACCATCACTGAACGTGACTG GAAAGAGATGGATAAATGTGTCATCAGTCTGGACAGGAGGATAAAGAACTTCTCTCTGGTACCGTGCTGCCTGCAGCCAAACATGTCAGATACGCCTGTCTCTACTCCAGCCTAA
- the baalca gene encoding BAALC binder of MAP3K1 and KLF4 a has protein sequence MLMLVSMGCGGSRSAAIEPRYHESRDTESTWLTDTEMTQLAGTAHNPTGGTDTGRTAPTGSGKREDDGSCAKERKLVNAGTQCCRSSTHTNINQRPQRTQVRNKSKKISAAEVSKSPVSM, from the exons ATGCTGATGCTGGTCTCAATGGGTTGCGGTGGAAGCAGGTCTGCCGCCATCGAGCCACGGTATCACGAGAGCAGAGACACCGAGTCGACGTGGCTCACGGACACGGAGATGACACAGCTGGCCGGTACTGCTCACAATCCGACCGGTGGAACAGACACCGGGAGAACAGCACCCACCGGCTCAG GTAAAAGAGAAGATGACGGCTCGTGTGCGAAGGAGAGAAAGCTGGTGAACGCTGGGACACAATGCTGCAGatcctccacacacacaaacatcaaccAGAGACCACAGAGAACACAG GTGAGAAATAAATCAAAGAAAATCTCTGCTGCCGAAGTGTCCAAGAGTCCCGTCTCGATGTGA